In Topomyia yanbarensis strain Yona2022 chromosome 2, ASM3024719v1, whole genome shotgun sequence, one DNA window encodes the following:
- the LOC131678287 gene encoding uncharacterized protein LOC131678287 encodes MCKIFEAATENRLLLDRKDFVMEIKANGDKAEDTKPKEVAVINRNTNKCYNCGQPYVRNHRRSCPAMRVECYACGDVGHFRKCCRKKTSHEEPNRKPPRTESKSSSGKAVYSVNWSDAE; translated from the exons ATGTGCAAAATTTTTGAAGCTGCGACGGAAAACCGGCTGCTGCTGGACAGAAAGGATTTTGTGATGGAAATCAAGGCGAACGGCGACAAGGCGGAGGATACTAAACCGAAGGAAGTTGCTGTCATCAATCGGAATACCAACAAGTGCTACAATTGTGGACAACCATACGTGCGAAACCATCGTCGCAGCTGCCCAGCTATGCGTGTAGAGTGCTATGCGTGTGGCGATGTGGGTCACTTCAGAAAATGCTGCCGCAAGAAGACGTCACATGAAGAACCGAACCGCAAGCCACCGAGGACGGAATCCAAAAGTTCATCCGGAAAGGCGGTGTATTCCGTTAATTGGAGTGACGCAG AGTAA